Part of the Aquimarina sp. MAR_2010_214 genome is shown below.
TGCTACCTGATCTACTACTTCGTAAGGTACTTTTAAAAACTTCTCCAGCTTTTTTTGTAACTCTTCTCTTGCAGTAACCGTTACTTCTGGAGATTTATCCTGATTGTTATATGTTGCTCCAACTTTGTATAAATCATCTCCCAGAGGAATAATAAATATTGAAGATTTTATCGTTTCCTGTAATTTAAGTGCTTCAGACTTAATAATAATATACTCCCCTTTATTACCGTATAGTGGTAAATCATTAAAAAACGGATTGTTTTTTACTCCAAAGCCTTCAGCAAATACGATATGTTTTGATTGTACTCCTTTGTATCGAATACACTCTTCTTCTATGATCAGTTTATCATATTCAAAAGATTCATTGAGTAAAAAATCATGTTCTTTAAGGCGTTTTTCATAAGAAGACAGCATGGTATTAAGCTCAATTTTTCCTGTATAATTTACTTTCCCATACTGAAACGGAATATCTAAAGCAGCATTCGTATTTCGAATTAATTCTGAAGAAAGGAACTTACATAAGATTGGTTTATCGCAAGCTTCAAACCAATTATTTTGTTCTTCTACGGCATTAAATCGGCGTAATACCGGAAGCTCTGAAATTAATGGCTCATGAAGTTTGGCTTCTACATTTTTATATAATGAAATTGCCGTATCGATCTGCTCTGATGCCTGCCAGGCCATCGTAAAACGTTTTAGAACAACAGGGTTAAAAATACCTCCAGCAACTCTTGAGGATTTTTGAGAAGCATCCTCATAAACCTTATATGATTTATTATTACTTTCTAATTGTTCTACAAAAGACAATCCTGATATCCCAAATCCTACAACAATATAATCTAACATCATTCAACCTTTTAATCTACCCACAGAAAAGATAAAATAGGGCACTATTATAATATATTCCAAAAATAATAAAACGCCCAACTATAGTTGGGCGTTTTATCTATTATTTATTGAAAAATATTGAAGTCATTAATAGCTCCACATATCCATTTCAAAATTTCGAATACTTTCTTTAATCCTTTCACTTTCAAGAAGTTGCATCAAAGCATTATCAATCACATAGTCCTTGATTTCGCGGTCACCTTGAATGTTATCTTCTTTATAAATCACAGAATTAAAGCGTCTTGCATTAAGAATATGATCATATGTAAACGGCATAGATGTGTTTTTCCTATTAAATGCCATTGCATTATGAAATATTTCTCTAGCATCAGGATACCATATCCAGAATAATGCAACCATATCTGGCTCATCATCATCGATAAAGTTAACATCGGGTGCTACAGGTGCTAATCCAAGCAATCTGTATCTTAATTCCCCTAGTCTCTTATCAAAATACCAATATCCTCTTATTTTATATTCTGAAATATCTGCAGAAGCAATATCTCGTCTATTAATGTATTGAGGATCTACTTCTTCTCCTGCATTATACTGTTCAAACCCTAAATCTGTCGTGTCAATTTTAGACATTGTTGATTTAAGATCTTCAAAAGTACGTGTCTCAGTAAAATATGAATCTGAATAAATATTTTTGATTTTTCCGTTTTTGATATTCGTCACCAATACATCATACAAAGAACGACGATTAGCACCAATATTAAACGTATCAATAGGATAGTACAATGGGAAATTTATTCGCTCATCAAGGTCAATAGTTTCCCAAGTTGTTTTTGCCCACAATACATCACGTTTATCTACATATCCGTACTCTAAGGGACGATCATTGTCATATAAAATCTGTTCTTGAGTTTTCTTTCCTATCTCATCTGGATTGTTGGCATTTAAAACATTTGCCTGTCCGAAAGAAAGAGAAGAAATCAATAGACCAAAAACGGTTAATACAAAATTTCTCAAATTCATAACTATGTAAGTTTATTTTTTAATTCGTTAACTCAATAATAACCGGAGATATTTTTTTCAACTTATATCCAGAGCTATTAGCCAACCGTGCTTTTATATCAATAATCTGAACAGAAGAACCTCTTTTTGCTTTACGCAAAGCTGATTTTGCTTTAGAATTAAGTCTACCTCCAGGAACACTTACTGTTGGCTGTCCTTCTACTTTAAATTTAAATCCAGTAACTTTTAATTTAATATCAAAGTCAAAATCTGGTAGAATCGCACCTACAGATGAAATTTCTAAGGCATTTCTTGCCATTTTGATTGCTCCATCTTCACCACGTACTGTTCCTACAGGTCTTGGTATACCTTTAATTCTAAATTTCTTACTATCACTTACTGTAGTACCATTTGCTAGTTTACCACTAACTTTGATACTAACTTCACGAGCTTTTACAGCAGTAACATTCATCATATATTTTCCTGCACCTCCAGCTTTTCTTAATCCAGGGGCAGAAGCATTTACAGCTGGTACACCAGGAATAGAAATTGTCATTGGGTTATTAACTCCACGATAGACCACATTCATCTTATCTGCAGAAATTACAGCAGAATTTGGTCTAGGGATAACAGTATATGTACTCTTAATATCAATAGGGATAATAGAATCTCCTTCTTTAAACTCAAGAACACCTTTGATCTCTCTTTCTCCAACATTTCCTGCTGGGAAATCTAACATGATTTGTCCATTCTGAACTTCTGTTTGCTCTTTACCATTAACCATTACTTTGGTTGGCTTAAGTGTAGCATCAAAACGTCCAAGAACAATTCTACCTTTAAATTTCTCTCCACTAAAGAAAGCAGTTTTATCTGCCACTACAATTGCTTCATAGTTACTAAAAGAAAGTTCAGAAGCTTGTTGCCCAGCTAATAAAGCTGAAAGCACTTTACTTTCTGTTGTTTTAACATCAGCTTGCATTTGAGTAAGCTTAGTTAAAGAAGCAACTAAAGGAAATCCTTCAAAACTATAATTTAACCATTTTTTATTTACTCCAGATCTGTCTTTTACATCACTAGTAGAAAAGGTTTTAATAACATCATCAGCAACAGAAGCATCAACTTCTTTCACTTCTTTGATTGCTGCAGATACACCATCTCTATACTTTGCAATTTTATCTAAAAACTCCTGAGCTCCAGCAGTAACTTTACCACCTTCAAAAAACTTTTGATCTAACCTATCTGGTCTATCCATAGTTTCATAATCAGTAGGATCATCTCTATCGTCAACCAATTCGGCTTTAAGTTGATCTAGATATGCATTAAACTCATTAGATAAAAGACTAATTTGATCAGCTTTTTCTTTTAATGGGGTATATTTTTCTGGCTGTTCTGAAACCTTTTCGGCCAGACCTGCCATAAATCCAGTATTTCGTTGGGTAGCTAACTCATTTGATTCTGTCAATTTTTCTGACATCAAACCAAACGCAGTTAATACTTCTTTTGACATATTTAATGCCATCATCGCGATGAAAACCAAGTACATCAGGTTAATCATCTTCTGCCTTGGGGATAATTTTCCTCCTGCCATATTCTTCTTAGATTTTGGTAGTTATTATACTATATCTTAATTAATAAAATGTTAACTTCTGTTCATTGCAGTTAACATACCACCATATACTCCATTTAGAGAAGAAAGGTTACTAGTAAGGCTCTCCATCTGGTTTTTAAGCTTATCTGCATTATCAGCTATAGCCTGGTTAGCTTCAGCCTGACGCGAAGAAGATTCTAACTGAACTTTATATAAGCTATTTAAAGACTCAAGATGCGACGCTGCACTTGCCATCTCTTCGCTATATTTTCTAGTTCCTGCAATAGCATCTGTTGTAGGACCAAGGTTTCTTGCTGCTCCTTCGAAATTACGGATACTATCACCAAGACTGCTCATAAGGCCAGTATCAAGTCTAGCTTCTTTAAGCATGTCATCTAATTTTTTAGATAATAATCCTTCTGGAGTTTCTTTCTCTTTTTTATCTTTTTTGTTCCCTCCTGCTAATTCAGGATATACTAGAGACCAATCTAGATCGCTGTCTACTGGTTCGAATGCAGAAACAGTAAATACTAATGCTTCAGTAATCAAACCAATGATAAGCATTTCATTACCAAATGTCCAGTGCATAATTTTAAAAAGTGCACCTAATATTACAACGGCTGCTCCCAGACCGTAGACCATGTTCATTAATTTTTTGCTTGCTTTTGAATTTGCCATAATAAATTTGTTTTTTTTTTTAAATCTTAAGTTTTAAAAAAGGGTTAGTAATTAAGTTGATAGAAAATTTTGGGACTTAGTTTTGATTCTGAGTATTAGCTTCTCCAGTCGATTCAGTACCCATATAGTCCTGAACTGTTCTAAATCCGATAAAACTCCTCGCAGAATCTGCGTATTCGTAATCTCTGGTACTTACCTGTAGGAAGTAAGCAACATCTTTCCAGGATCCTCCACGTACAACTTTACGTTTATTTTCATCATCATTGACATTTGGGTTCATTGATGACACATACTCGTAAGCTGCGGGATCATAGGATGACTGTACCCACTCAGAAACATTACCGGCCATATTGTATAGGTTATAATCATTAGGGTCGAATGTTTTGGCTTCTACAGTATATAAAAAGTTATCTGCTGCGTAGTTTCCTCTAAGAGGCTTAAAGTTTGCTAAGAAGCAACCTCTGTCATTTAACGCATATGGGCCTCCCCATGGATACGTAGCTGACTCTAGGCCTCCTCTAGCGGCATACTCCCATTCTGCTTCTGTAGGCAGTCTGAAGTAATTCACGAATTCTTTACCTTTTTTCTTTTGAAAGGTGTTTTTTTCAATAGTTCTCCAACGACAGAAGGCTCTAGCTTGTTCCCAAGAAACACCTACTACCGGGTAGTCATCGTATGCACTATGCCAAAAATAATCATTATGCATAGGCTCATTATATGAATAATTAAAATCCTTGATCCAAACTGTAGTATCAGGATATACTTTTATAACTTCTTCTTTTACAAAATCTTTTCTTCCACCTTTTCTAGCACGTGCCGCGGCTTGGATATCCATCCATGTAAATCTGAATTCGAATTTACTTACATCTAATGTACGTCTACCGTTATAAGATTCTTCTAGAGGAATATACATAGTATCCATAACTTCGGCATAAAACTCATCGGGATAATCTTCGATATCCCATTCGATATCCATATCTTTATTAAGTCTTCGACCTTCGTAGCCAGTTTCACCTGTACCACTATAGTTATCGTACATATATTTTTCGTAGACAGACATGTTCTCGGTATCAGCATCTAGGAATGCAAATTCTCCAATACCATCATCTCCTGGGGCTTTGCCTAATTCATCAGCCATTATCGCAAGTCTCATTCTAATAACAGAATCGCGAACCCAAGTTACAAATTGCCTATACTCGCTATTGGTAATTTCGGTTTCATCCATGTAGAAAGAACGAACCGTAACCATTCTTGTAGGGGCATTTGCAAGTGCTGCTTTATCATCGTCCGACTTACCCATAATGAACGAACCTCCGGGGATGAGGGCCATACCATATGGTTTCTGCGGGTGCCATTTTTTTCCTTGTGCTCCTACCAGTTCTCCTCGGCTTCCACCACCACAACTGTAGAGCATTGCTAAAATAGCAAAGAGTGATACAAATTTCTTCATAACGTGTTTTAGGTTAAGATCTTCTAGATTTAAGGACGTAAACCTATTTATTTATTTCCAGAAAAACAATTTTTTTCTAAAAAAAACCTTAAATCGACCTAATAAAAATGTTAAACTTCGTTTTTTTGTTTTGCCTTATACCATCTTTCAGGTATTTCTTGATTACAAGCTCGCTCATAATCGCTGTACGTGCAAGGTA
Proteins encoded:
- a CDS encoding FAD-binding oxidoreductase encodes the protein MLDYIVVGFGISGLSFVEQLESNNKSYKVYEDASQKSSRVAGGIFNPVVLKRFTMAWQASEQIDTAISLYKNVEAKLHEPLISELPVLRRFNAVEEQNNWFEACDKPILCKFLSSELIRNTNAALDIPFQYGKVNYTGKIELNTMLSSYEKRLKEHDFLLNESFEYDKLIIEEECIRYKGVQSKHIVFAEGFGVKNNPFFNDLPLYGNKGEYIIIKSEALKLQETIKSSIFIIPLGDDLYKVGATYNNQDKSPEVTVTAREELQKKLEKFLKVPYEVVDQVAGIRPTVKDRRPLIGTHTRYANMHILNGMGSRGILLAPTMAKELYNHIEKGISLDKEIDCKRYESLR
- the gldN gene encoding gliding motility protein GldN, which produces MNLRNFVLTVFGLLISSLSFGQANVLNANNPDEIGKKTQEQILYDNDRPLEYGYVDKRDVLWAKTTWETIDLDERINFPLYYPIDTFNIGANRRSLYDVLVTNIKNGKIKNIYSDSYFTETRTFEDLKSTMSKIDTTDLGFEQYNAGEEVDPQYINRRDIASADISEYKIRGYWYFDKRLGELRYRLLGLAPVAPDVNFIDDDEPDMVALFWIWYPDAREIFHNAMAFNRKNTSMPFTYDHILNARRFNSVIYKEDNIQGDREIKDYVIDNALMQLLESERIKESIRNFEMDMWSY
- the gldM gene encoding gliding motility protein GldM; protein product: MAGGKLSPRQKMINLMYLVFIAMMALNMSKEVLTAFGLMSEKLTESNELATQRNTGFMAGLAEKVSEQPEKYTPLKEKADQISLLSNEFNAYLDQLKAELVDDRDDPTDYETMDRPDRLDQKFFEGGKVTAGAQEFLDKIAKYRDGVSAAIKEVKEVDASVADDVIKTFSTSDVKDRSGVNKKWLNYSFEGFPLVASLTKLTQMQADVKTTESKVLSALLAGQQASELSFSNYEAIVVADKTAFFSGEKFKGRIVLGRFDATLKPTKVMVNGKEQTEVQNGQIMLDFPAGNVGEREIKGVLEFKEGDSIIPIDIKSTYTVIPRPNSAVISADKMNVVYRGVNNPMTISIPGVPAVNASAPGLRKAGGAGKYMMNVTAVKAREVSIKVSGKLANGTTVSDSKKFRIKGIPRPVGTVRGEDGAIKMARNALEISSVGAILPDFDFDIKLKVTGFKFKVEGQPTVSVPGGRLNSKAKSALRKAKRGSSVQIIDIKARLANSSGYKLKKISPVIIELTN
- the gldL gene encoding gliding motility protein GldL — encoded protein: MANSKASKKLMNMVYGLGAAVVILGALFKIMHWTFGNEMLIIGLITEALVFTVSAFEPVDSDLDWSLVYPELAGGNKKDKKEKETPEGLLSKKLDDMLKEARLDTGLMSSLGDSIRNFEGAARNLGPTTDAIAGTRKYSEEMASAASHLESLNSLYKVQLESSSRQAEANQAIADNADKLKNQMESLTSNLSSLNGVYGGMLTAMNRS
- the gldK gene encoding gliding motility lipoprotein GldK, whose amino-acid sequence is MKKFVSLFAILAMLYSCGGGSRGELVGAQGKKWHPQKPYGMALIPGGSFIMGKSDDDKAALANAPTRMVTVRSFYMDETEITNSEYRQFVTWVRDSVIRMRLAIMADELGKAPGDDGIGEFAFLDADTENMSVYEKYMYDNYSGTGETGYEGRRLNKDMDIEWDIEDYPDEFYAEVMDTMYIPLEESYNGRRTLDVSKFEFRFTWMDIQAAARARKGGRKDFVKEEVIKVYPDTTVWIKDFNYSYNEPMHNDYFWHSAYDDYPVVGVSWEQARAFCRWRTIEKNTFQKKKGKEFVNYFRLPTEAEWEYAARGGLESATYPWGGPYALNDRGCFLANFKPLRGNYAADNFLYTVEAKTFDPNDYNLYNMAGNVSEWVQSSYDPAAYEYVSSMNPNVNDDENKRKVVRGGSWKDVAYFLQVSTRDYEYADSARSFIGFRTVQDYMGTESTGEANTQNQN